In the Thunnus albacares chromosome 10, fThuAlb1.1, whole genome shotgun sequence genome, agagaaaatacCTACTACAGTCCAAAATTTCACATCACGCTATCTATGCATAGAAAGAAAGCTGAGTGCTCACACAATAGCCAGACAGTTTACACTGCAATCTGATACTGAAACTGTGTGTCAGTTTCACAGTGAAAAGTGTAACTGTGGACACACTCTGTTGAAACTTAAAGGTCACGTACTTCCTTATCAACCCTCCACTCTGGCTTCGTGTCAGCCTACCAGGTGGGCATCATATCAGGGAACCACATGCGGCCCAAGTGCTTCGAGACCTCGCTGTGGATCTGCTCCATGTTGTAGCTGCTGTCTGGGATCAGCACCTCCtccatgattgacagctgagtCAGCCTGCCCCCGCACATCTTCACAAATTCCACAAAGCCACTGCAGGTCACTTCGCACTCGCCCAGCCCAATGGCCGTCAAGCTTTTGCAGCGTTCAGCGATACGGATCAGCTCCTCATCCAGGGGCTCCAGGCCGTTGGCGCACACCACCAGCTCCACCAGCCGAGGGCAGTTCAGTCCAATGCGACCCAGCATCCCTTTGCTAACTGCGCGGCCAAAGTACAGGTGGGTGACAGGGGTCTCATCACAAAAGAAGGGCTCAAACTCCTCCTCGTACAGGAAGAAGTACATGACAATGTTGACCTTAGGTGAGTGTCGCACCAAAGCCTCCCAGCTGCTCCTCTTAATGGTGTGAAAGTGCGTCTGGCCAGGGTTTTCGCTCACCACGTCAATGCGCAGATGCTCCAGGTGGACGTGTTTTTCAGAGGAGAGGGCAAGCAGTAGCTCGTCGCTCAGCAGATGGTAGTTCAATGCCAGCTCCCTGAGTCCGTGGCACTGGTCTGCCACACACAAGATGCCTGAGGCCAGAAAGAGAAGTCAGAACATGCCTCTCAAAAAAACTAATATTAAGCAATATATCgctatttatattttttgaagCTTATTTGGCTTGTATCGACTGTAGGTAGTTACAAAGAATCCAATCTCGTGTGGTAGGGGTTTAAGATGCTGACAATGTAATTGCAACATCTTTTCCAGGACATTTGATGTCACcaccctcctctttctctcttcatatacgctataaaataaaaccaaaaaagtgccataaaaatacacttaatgtATACTGACCTGCTGGGGAGACATGAGGACAGCTGCTCATCTTCAGCAACTTAAGGGTATCACTGTTATTGGCAACCAGCACCTTCAGGGACGGATCGTCCACTGGCGTATCATCAATCTTGATAGAGGACAGGGACTTGGAGTTGACAAACACCACTGTCAGTGCAGACACAAAGTGGGCCTGAGGAGTCAAATGAAGCTGATTAAGAAATCTGATCTTAAGCATTTTAAGACAAAAACCCCACAAAATTCAGTCTTTGGGCAAATGCTCAAAA is a window encoding:
- the fbxl3l gene encoding F-box/LRR-repeat protein 3, giving the protein MKRGRTGLRSKCQIFPTREERAKSKKHSASSFALNPAEEWGNLPHNIVLQIFQHLSLVDRARASSVCRHWNDIFHTPALWRRFEFELNQSATSYLRSTHPDLIQQIIKKHAQHLQYVSFKVDSCTESAEAACDILSQLVNCTIKTLGLISTARPSFMDVSQAHFVSALTVVFVNSKSLSSIKIDDTPVDDPSLKVLVANNSDTLKLLKMSSCPHVSPAGILCVADQCHGLRELALNYHLLSDELLLALSSEKHVHLEHLRIDVVSENPGQTHFHTIKRSSWEALVRHSPKVNIVMYFFLYEEEFEPFFCDETPVTHLYFGRAVSKGMLGRIGLNCPRLVELVVCANGLEPLDEELIRIAERCKSLTAIGLGECEVTCSGFVEFVKMCGGRLTQLSIMEEVLIPDSSYNMEQIHSEVSKHLGRMWFPDMMPTW